From Bacteroidales bacterium, one genomic window encodes:
- a CDS encoding AMP-binding protein: protein MNISLNKMIEDSFKKNWDCPALSDYKGITLYYRDVARRIEKLHIIFKICGIQKGDKIAICARNQANWGVVFLACLTYGAVPVPILHEFKPGNIEFIVNHSDAKALFVGSIVAEEITASHMPNAESIINMDQFIVLYAKDPTVSETREHLNELFGKKYPKAFTKESLNYYKEESPEQLAMINYTSGTSGFSKGVMIPYRALVSNVLFAMQEMPQVNNATSVVSMLPTAHMYGMMFEFLFEMCVGAHVYFLTRVPSPSIIVKALEEIKPILIIAVPLIIEKIYKSRLQPFLKKPGMRFLLGLPYVDKKIGDKINETLSNAFGGNFVEVIVGGAAFNKEADSFFHKIGFRYTVGYGMTECAPIIAYARWDKLKLYSCGKAAPRMQIKIDSGIPATIPGEILIKGDNVMLGYYKNEKATQESFTPDGWFKTGDLGLMDEEGFLYIKGRSKTMLLGPSGQNIYPEEIESLINNMPYVVESLVVEENGKLMALIYPDFEAGALAGITNGDMKQKMEENIKIVNQDLPNYCKLAGVRVMPEEFEKTPKRSIKRYLYQPNTLES from the coding sequence ATGAATATTTCTCTAAATAAAATGATTGAGGATAGTTTTAAGAAGAACTGGGACTGTCCTGCTTTATCAGATTACAAAGGGATAACTCTGTATTACAGAGATGTGGCCAGGAGAATAGAAAAACTCCATATCATCTTTAAAATCTGTGGAATACAAAAGGGTGACAAGATTGCAATATGTGCGCGCAACCAGGCAAACTGGGGCGTGGTTTTTCTTGCCTGCCTTACTTATGGTGCAGTACCTGTTCCTATCCTGCATGAATTCAAACCGGGGAACATAGAGTTTATAGTTAATCACTCAGACGCAAAGGCGCTCTTTGTGGGTTCAATTGTGGCGGAAGAAATTACGGCATCACACATGCCTAATGCTGAGTCAATTATAAACATGGATCAATTTATTGTACTTTATGCAAAAGATCCAACCGTTTCTGAAACACGCGAGCATCTTAATGAACTTTTTGGAAAAAAATATCCTAAGGCTTTCACAAAAGAGAGCTTGAATTATTATAAGGAGGAGAGTCCGGAGCAGCTTGCAATGATAAACTATACAAGCGGAACCAGCGGCTTTTCCAAGGGTGTGATGATTCCTTATAGAGCCTTGGTCTCCAATGTGTTATTTGCAATGCAGGAAATGCCTCAGGTAAATAATGCTACCAGCGTTGTGTCTATGCTCCCGACAGCTCACATGTACGGAATGATGTTTGAGTTTCTGTTTGAAATGTGCGTAGGCGCACATGTTTATTTCCTGACCAGAGTTCCTTCTCCAAGTATTATTGTCAAGGCATTGGAAGAGATTAAGCCTATACTCATTATTGCAGTTCCTCTTATCATAGAGAAAATCTACAAGAGCAGATTGCAGCCTTTCTTAAAGAAACCGGGTATGAGATTTTTACTTGGGCTGCCGTATGTAGATAAAAAGATTGGGGATAAAATTAATGAGACATTATCCAATGCATTTGGAGGAAATTTTGTGGAAGTAATTGTGGGCGGTGCTGCTTTTAACAAAGAGGCTGACAGCTTTTTCCATAAGATAGGTTTCAGATATACAGTTGGTTACGGAATGACAGAATGCGCTCCAATCATAGCTTATGCAAGGTGGGATAAATTGAAATTGTATTCCTGCGGCAAGGCGGCGCCGCGCATGCAGATAAAAATTGATTCAGGAATTCCTGCAACAATACCGGGAGAAATTTTGATAAAGGGGGACAATGTAATGCTTGGCTATTATAAAAATGAAAAGGCTACGCAAGAATCTTTTACTCCCGACGGATGGTTTAAGACTGGAGACTTGGGACTAATGGATGAAGAGGGATTTTTGTACATCAAGGGCAGGAGCAAAACAATGTTGCTTGGTCCTAGCGGACAAAATATTTATCCAGAAGAGATAGAGAGTTTAATTAATAATATGCCGTATGTTGTTGAATCTTTGGTTGTTGAAGAGAACGGGAAACTTATGGCATTAATTTATCCCGATTTTGAAGCGGGTGCTCTTGCCGGAATTACAAACGGAGATATGAAGCAGAAGATGGAGGAGAACATTAAGATTGTAAATCAAGATTTGCCAAATTATTGCAAGCTAGCAGGAGTAAGAGTTATGCCGGAGGAATTTGAAAAAACTCCAAAGCGCAGCATTAAGAGATATTTGTACCAGCCTAATACACTGGAGAGTTAA
- a CDS encoding dCMP deaminase family protein, which produces MDKQTQFDISYLQMAGIWAKNSYSKRRQVGALLVKDRMIISDGYNGTPSGFENVCEDENGVTKPYVLHAEANAITKVAKSNNSSQGATLYITASPCVECAKLIIQSGIVRVVYRDDYRLDDGIKLLQRANIEIVHMPQEEIDKLEKERNL; this is translated from the coding sequence ATGGATAAGCAGACACAGTTTGATATTAGTTATTTGCAAATGGCAGGTATATGGGCCAAGAATTCTTACAGCAAAAGAAGACAAGTTGGCGCTCTGCTGGTGAAGGACAGAATGATAATTTCTGATGGTTATAACGGAACCCCATCGGGGTTTGAAAATGTATGCGAGGATGAGAACGGAGTTACAAAGCCGTATGTGTTACATGCTGAGGCTAATGCAATTACAAAAGTGGCAAAGTCGAACAACAGCTCACAGGGGGCCACGCTTTATATCACTGCATCGCCGTGTGTTGAATGTGCCAAGCTTATTATTCAAAGCGGAATTGTGAGAGTGGTTTATAGAGACGATTATCGTCTTGATGATGGAATAAAGTTGCTGCAAAGAGCTAATATAGAAATAGTTCACATGCCGCAGGAAGAAATTGACAAATTAGAAAAAGAGAGGAACCTATAG
- a CDS encoding S41 family peptidase, whose protein sequence is MPEDINKENQEPTPQQEPQQDSQQELQQNSQQEPDQKPQQPVQQYHHKYFKELLHNPYFGIVIIIILSLFLSLNMLERCSRRRSMAEYAIGGHQWDKLLLVLDQIQQNYVDTLNPKDMVEKSIPLILESLDPHSVYLPPQDLAEADESLEGNFSGIGVEFNVPNDTAVVINVIPGGPSAKAGLLSGDRIIKVNGRNVAGVKFNQDSLIKLLKGPQDTKVKVDIRRGRIAGFIPFTITRGIVPLKSLDASMMLNKRLGYIKLSKFSKTTYQEFMTSVTSLKKAGMKSLLLDLRDNPGGYFDQALLIANEFLKKGEKIVYLQGRMRKREDFYADGRGTCQDLKLYIAINENSASSSEIVSGAIQDNDRGTIIGRRSFGKGLVQEPINFSDNSGIRLTVARYYTPTGRCIQKPYSPDYMYDILERYQHGEMQNVDSIKMDKKLKYTTPKGRVVYGGGGIIPDVFVPLDTQGVSEFLIKVNDKSLQMQYSALLADKYRDKLRQVKSLPQLEILLSKMDFGSGFLAFAKKNGVVPKPGEWAKSSGILETQMKGLVGRYSSMENDAFYPFIIKIDNVVAKVKSLDVAGK, encoded by the coding sequence ATGCCGGAAGATATTAATAAAGAGAACCAAGAGCCGACTCCACAGCAAGAACCGCAGCAAGATTCCCAACAGGAGTTACAGCAAAATTCTCAGCAAGAGCCTGATCAAAAACCGCAGCAGCCTGTTCAGCAGTATCACCATAAGTATTTTAAAGAGCTTTTGCACAATCCTTATTTTGGGATAGTTATTATCATTATTCTTTCTTTATTCTTGTCTCTCAACATGTTGGAGAGATGCTCAAGAAGGAGGAGCATGGCTGAGTATGCAATAGGTGGACATCAGTGGGATAAGCTTCTGCTTGTGCTTGACCAGATTCAGCAGAATTACGTAGATACTCTCAACCCTAAGGATATGGTTGAAAAATCCATTCCTCTTATTTTGGAATCTTTGGATCCTCACTCTGTTTATCTTCCTCCGCAGGACTTGGCGGAAGCGGATGAATCTTTGGAGGGAAACTTTAGCGGAATTGGCGTTGAGTTTAATGTCCCTAATGATACTGCGGTGGTTATCAACGTAATACCAGGAGGACCTTCTGCAAAGGCGGGTTTGCTAAGCGGAGATAGAATTATAAAAGTTAACGGTAGAAATGTTGCCGGAGTAAAATTTAATCAGGATTCGCTCATCAAGCTATTAAAGGGGCCTCAGGATACCAAGGTAAAAGTTGATATCAGGAGGGGGAGAATTGCTGGATTTATTCCGTTCACAATTACCCGCGGAATAGTTCCGCTTAAGAGTCTTGATGCAAGCATGATGCTAAATAAACGCCTGGGCTATATTAAGTTATCAAAGTTTTCAAAAACAACTTACCAGGAGTTTATGACATCTGTCACATCGCTTAAGAAGGCGGGGATGAAATCTTTGCTGCTGGATTTGCGTGATAATCCCGGCGGTTATTTTGACCAGGCGCTGCTGATAGCAAATGAATTCTTAAAGAAGGGAGAGAAGATAGTTTACTTGCAGGGCAGAATGAGAAAAAGAGAGGATTTCTACGCAGACGGAAGGGGAACCTGTCAGGACCTTAAACTGTATATTGCTATAAATGAGAACTCTGCCTCTTCCAGTGAGATTGTCAGCGGAGCAATTCAAGATAATGACAGAGGTACAATCATAGGGCGCCGCTCTTTTGGAAAAGGACTTGTTCAGGAGCCAATTAATTTCTCTGACAATTCCGGAATACGGCTTACGGTTGCACGCTATTACACTCCTACGGGACGTTGCATTCAGAAACCATATTCGCCCGATTATATGTATGATATTTTGGAGAGATATCAGCATGGAGAGATGCAGAATGTGGACAGCATTAAGATGGACAAAAAGTTAAAGTATACAACTCCAAAGGGGAGAGTGGTTTACGGTGGCGGCGGAATTATTCCTGATGTCTTTGTACCTCTTGATACCCAGGGTGTTTCTGAATTTCTTATAAAGGTTAATGACAAGAGTTTGCAAATGCAGTACAGCGCTTTGCTTGCAGATAAATATAGAGATAAGCTTAGGCAGGTTAAGAGTTTGCCGCAACTGGAAATCTTGCTTTCAAAAATGGATTTTGGAAGCGGATTCCTGGCATTTGCAAAGAAGAACGGAGTTGTTCCAAAACCCGGGGAGTGGGCAAAGAGCAGCGGAATTTTGGAGACCCAGATGAAAGGACTTGTAGGCAGATATTCGTCAATGGAAAATGATGCTTTCTATCCATTTATTATTAAGATAGATAACGTTGTTGCAAAAGTTAAAAGCCTTGACGTTGCAGGCAAATAA